A window from Anser cygnoides isolate HZ-2024a breed goose chromosome 1, Taihu_goose_T2T_genome, whole genome shotgun sequence encodes these proteins:
- the LOC106039852 gene encoding coiled-coil domain-containing protein 81 → MYLSSCIASELNIDFVFRDVGILSVKHKEVQMRFYEKFLLSLDATGNIKEVLGNRKKGMTSWVISQGEPGVPDILTKPDILFPSLQGKTEYGEFFLKSLCERPTKPLQEKKMKDFFKKKTNKKGVLSALPHNRPVKVKTVGLEEGPGEKMKRRESSVRRLSGVRRSSWEEVESKEALEAKAQTAPPVPERYIEALEEMEKLTVERHSRRVLTAAAPGKEKKAEADWAECEAQRAETNTHRTQLKTPPETHKKGHELNLGATRGERQKTDESQEGCGRAAFEK, encoded by the exons ATGTATCTCTCTAGCTGCATCGCGAGTGAACTGaatattgattttgttttccgGGACGTGGGTATCCTTTCTGTCAAGCACAAGGAAGTCCAAATGAGGTtttatgaaaaatttcttctcagcCTGGATGCAACGGGAAACATTAAGGAAGTTCTTGGCAAC aggaagaaagggatGACGAGTTGGGTCATTTCCCAGGGAGAACCTGGAGTTCCTGACATCCTCACTAAACCCGACATCCTGTTTCCCAG CCTGCAGGGTAAGACCGAATATGGAGAATTCTTTCTTAAATCCCTCTGTGAAAGACCCACTAAACCCCTGCAGGAGAAGaagatgaaagatttttttaagaaaaagaccAACAAAAAAG GGGTTCTGTCAGCTCTTCCTCACAATCGCCCTGTGAAAGTGAAGACAGTCGGCCTGGAGGAAGGACCGGGGGAGAAGATGAAGAGAAGAGAGTCCTCGGTGAG GAGGCTGTCTGGAGTTCGGAGAAGTTCCTGGGAGGaagtggaaagcaaagaagCGCTCGAAGCCAAAGCCCAAACTGCCCCCCCTGTTCCTGAGCGTTACATCGAAGCACTAGAG GAGATGGAGAAGCTCACTGTGGAGCGGCATTCACGAAGAGTCCTGACGGCTGCTGCCccggggaaggagaagaaagcgGAGGCAGATTGGGCAGAGTGTGAGGCTCAGAGAGCAGAGACTAATACACACAGGACCCAG CTGAAAACCCCACCAGAGACTCACAAGAAGGGGCATGAGCTGAATCTGGGGGCCACAAGAGGAGAAAGACAGAAGACAGACGAGTCCCAGGAAGGCTGTGGAAGAGCTGCTTTTGAGAAGTAA